The Pseudomonas sp. FP2309 genomic sequence AGTGCATCATCACCTTCCCCAACTTCGGGCACTGGCGCTGCCGCTGGTACCTGGCCACCAAGGGCCGCATGCCGGTGTCGGACTTTCTGCCGTACACCTGGTACAACACCCCGAACATCCATTTCTGCACCTTCGAAGACTTCGAAGCGCTGTGCGGCGAGCGTCAAGCCAAGGTGATCAACCGCCTTGCCGTCGATCAACAGCATCGTCACGGCTGGGCGAGTAAGCTATGGCCCAATCTGTTGGGCGAAATCGGTATCTACCGGGTCAGCAGTCCTGGCCTGACCGACCACAAAATTGCCGTCTAATCATTTTCAGGAGGGACGCTCATGAGTCGCTTGGCTATTTTTCTACTGACCGCGTGCCTGGGTGCCAACGCCATGGCCGCCGACACGATCGACGCTAATCGCAAGAAAGACTTCGGCGATATCACCGTTCACTACAACACCTTCACCTCAAGTTTCCTGTCACCAGAAACCGCCCAGAAAATCGGCGTGGTACGCAGCAAGGAAAAAGGACTGATCAATGTGACCGTGATCAAGGGCGTAACCCCGGTCACGGCGCAGGTGACCGGCACCATCAAGGATCTGGGCGGTAAAAGCGAGATCCTGACGTTCAAGCAAATCGAAGAGAAAGGCGGGATCAGCTACCTGGCGCCCTACTCCGTGACGCAGCGCGAATACAAGACGTTCACCATCAACGTCGAAACCGGCGGCAAAGCCCACGGTTTCCAATTCAACCAAGAACTGTTCCCGGCCAACTGATGACGCTCACACAACTCGTACTGGCCAGCCACAACGCCGGCAAACTCAAAGAACTCCAGGCCATGCTCGGCGAGTCCGTGCAACTGCGCTCGATTGGCGAGTTCAGCCAGGTGGAGCCCGAGGAAACGGGCCTGTCGTTCGTCGAGAACGCCATCCTCAAGGCACGCAATGCCGCGCGCATCTCCGGCCTGCCGGCATTGGCCGATGACTCGGGCCTGGCCGTGGACTTCCTCGGCGGCGCCCCTGGTATCTACTCGGCCCGTTACGCCGACGGCAAAGGCGACGCCGCCAACAACGCCAAGCTGCTGGACGCCCTCAAGGGTGTGCCGGACGCCGAGCGCGGCGCGCAGTTCGTCTGCGTGCTGGCCCTGGTACGACACGCCGATGACCCGCTGCCGATCCTCTGCGAAGGCTTGTGGCACGGGCGCATTCTGCAGGCGGCCAGCGGTGAGCAGGGTTTTGGTTATGACCCGCTGTTCTGGGTGCCGGAGCGCAATGTCTCCAGCGCCGAACTGAGCCCGGCCGACAAAAACCAGATCAGCCACCGCGCCCGCGCAATGGCTCTGCTGCGCCAACGCCTGAGCCTGAAATGACCCACGACACCCCGGTGCTGCCGCTGATCCACGGTGGCGCGCAAACACCTCGGGCGGCCCTGCCGGTGCTGCCGCCCCTGGCGCTGTATATCCACATCCCGTGGTGCGTGCGCAAATGCCCGTATTGCGACTTCAACTCCCACACCGCGAGCGAAGTGCTGCCGGAAGAAGAGTACGTGGACGCCTTGCTGGCCGATCTGGACCAGGACCTGCACGCCGTGTATGGCCGGCAACTGAGCTCGATTTTCTTTGGTGGCGGCACGCCCAGCCTGTTCAGCGCCGCAGCACTGGGCCGTCTGCTCAACGGTGTAGAAGCGCGCATTGCGTTTGCCGGCGATATCGAGATCACCCTGGAAGCCAACCCCGGCACGTTCGAACAAGAGAAGTTCGTGGCGTACCGCAAGCTGGGAATCAACCGCCTGTCCATCGGTATCCAGAGCTTCCAGCAGGAAAAACTCGCCGCCCTTGGCCGCATCCATAACGGCGACGAGGCGGTGCGCGCGGCCGGCATGGCGCGCCAGGCCGGGTTCGAAAATTTCAACCTGGACTTGATGCACGGCCTGCCCGATCAATCCCTGGATGACGCCCTGAGCGATTTGCGCCAGGCAATCGCGCTCAACCC encodes the following:
- a CDS encoding DUF4426 domain-containing protein; the protein is MSRLAIFLLTACLGANAMAADTIDANRKKDFGDITVHYNTFTSSFLSPETAQKIGVVRSKEKGLINVTVIKGVTPVTAQVTGTIKDLGGKSEILTFKQIEEKGGISYLAPYSVTQREYKTFTINVETGGKAHGFQFNQELFPAN
- the rdgB gene encoding RdgB/HAM1 family non-canonical purine NTP pyrophosphatase, with product MMTLTQLVLASHNAGKLKELQAMLGESVQLRSIGEFSQVEPEETGLSFVENAILKARNAARISGLPALADDSGLAVDFLGGAPGIYSARYADGKGDAANNAKLLDALKGVPDAERGAQFVCVLALVRHADDPLPILCEGLWHGRILQAASGEQGFGYDPLFWVPERNVSSAELSPADKNQISHRARAMALLRQRLSLK
- the hemW gene encoding radical SAM family heme chaperone HemW; amino-acid sequence: MTHDTPVLPLIHGGAQTPRAALPVLPPLALYIHIPWCVRKCPYCDFNSHTASEVLPEEEYVDALLADLDQDLHAVYGRQLSSIFFGGGTPSLFSAAALGRLLNGVEARIAFAGDIEITLEANPGTFEQEKFVAYRKLGINRLSIGIQSFQQEKLAALGRIHNGDEAVRAAGMARQAGFENFNLDLMHGLPDQSLDDALSDLRQAIALNPTHLSWYQLTLEPNTVFWNQPPALPEDDTLWDIQEAGQALLAEHGYAQYEVSAYARTGRPARHNLNYWSFGDFIGIGAGAHGKLSHPDGRIVRTWKTRAPKDYLNPAKSFQAGAKELTNDELPFEFLMNALRLTEGVDAKLYAERTGLDLASLDDARRDAEQSGLMQVEPSRLAATDRGQLFLNDLLQKFLS